In Parus major isolate Abel chromosome 1, Parus_major1.1, whole genome shotgun sequence, the following proteins share a genomic window:
- the KCTD4 gene encoding BTB/POZ domain-containing protein KCTD4: protein MERKASRRENECEEKNSNSESSELDKDYKTSLITLNVGGYLYITQKQTLTKYPDSFLEGIINGRIMCPFDADGHYFIDRDGLLFRHILNFLRNGELLLPEGFRENQLLAQEAEFFQLKVLSEAVKSRWEKEQLASRETTFLEITDSHDRSQGLRIFCNAPEFIAKIKSRIVLVSKSRLDGFPEEFSVSSNIIQFKYFIKSENGTRLVLKEDNTFVCTLETLKFEAIMTALKCGFRLLTSLDCSRGSIVHSDALHFIK, encoded by the coding sequence atggagagaaaagcaagcaggagagaaaaCGAATGcgaagaaaaaaacagcaactcTGAAAGCTCCGAGCTAGACAAGGACTATAAAACGTCTCTGATTACTCTGAATGTCGGTGGTTATCTATATATCACACAAAAACAGACACTAACCAAGTATCCAGATTCTTTTCTGGAGGGGATCATAAATGGAAGAATAATGTGCCCATTTGATGCAGATGGTCATTATTTCATAGACAGAGATGGACTCCTTTTCAGACACATCCTCAACTTCCTACGGAACGGAGAACTTCTTCTACCAGAGGGGTTTCGAGAAAATCAACTTTTGGCACAAGAAGCTGAATTTTTCCAGCTTAAGGTACTCTCAGAGGCAGTGAAATCAAGGTGGGAGAAGGAACAGCTGGCATCTCGAGAGACTACTTTCCTGGAAATAACTGACAGCCACGACCGTTCACAAGGACTTAGAATCTTTTGTAATGCTCCTGAAttcattgcaaaaataaaatccagaatTGTACTGGTATCCAAAAGCAGGCTGGATGGATTTCCAGAGGAGTTCTCAGTATCTTCAAATATCATTCAATTCAAGTACTTCATAAAGTCTGAAAACGGTACACGATTGGTACTGAAGGAGGACAACACCTTTGTCTGCACCCTGGAAACTCTTAAATTTGAGGCTATAATGACAGctttaaaatgtggatttagACTGCTGACCAGTCTGGATTGTTCAAGAGGGTCGATTGTTCACAGTGATGCACTGCATTTTATCAAGTAA